From Camelina sativa cultivar DH55 chromosome 20, Cs, whole genome shotgun sequence, the proteins below share one genomic window:
- the LOC104768996 gene encoding plant intracellular Ras-group-related LRR protein 7, translated as MGCCASNTAGGSKANRISRWRSTGIVGLRDSKLKTFPDEVIDMERAVRTLDLTHNKIADVPGDISKLINMQRLLIADNLVERLPGNLGKLQSLKVLMLDGNRISCLPDELGQLVRLEQLSISRNMLIYLPDTIGSLRNLVLLNVSNNRLKSLPESVGSCASLEEIQANDNVVEELPASLCNLTQLKSLCLDNNQVKQIPDGLLIHCKSLQNLSLHNNPISMDQFQLMEGYQEFEERRKKKFDKQIDSNVMMGSKGLDVGVDK; from the exons ATGGGGTGTTGCGCGAGCAATACAGCTGGAGGTTCTAAGGCTAATCGGATCTCACGGTGGCGATCTACCGGCATTGTTGGTCTCCGCGACTCCAAATTGAAG ACATTTCCTGATGAAGTGATTGATATGGAGAGAGCAGTTCGAACACTCGATCTAACTCACAATAAGATCG CTGATGTACCTGGAGATATCAGCAAGTTAATCAATATGCAGCGTCTG TTAATAGCTGATAATCTAGTTGAGCGCCTTCCAGGGAATCTAGGGAAACTTCAATCTCTCAAAGTTTTGATGCTTGATGGAAACCGCATCAGCTGTTTGCCTGATGAAT TGGGTCAGTTGGTAAGGCTTGAACAACTATCAATCTCAAGAAATATGCTCATATACTTGCCTGATACTATTGGTAGTTTGCGCAAT CTAGTGCTGTTGAATGTCTCAAATAACAGATTGAAATCCCTTCCTGAATCAGTAGGGAGCTGTGCTTCTTTAGAAGAAATACAGGCTAATG ATAACGTTGTTGAAGAGCTTCCTGCATCACTCTGTAATCTGACTCAGTTAAAGTCGCTTTGCTTAGACAATAATCAAGTGAAGCAG ATTCCAGATGGGTTGCTGATACATTGCAAGAGTCTGCAAAATCTTTCTTTGCATAACAATCCCATTTCCATGGATCAGTTTCAGCTG ATGGAAGGATACCAAGAATTTgaagagaggagaaagaagaaatttgaTAAGCAAATCGATTCAAATGTGATGATGGGCTCTAAAGGACTTGATGTAGGCGTTGACAAATGA
- the LOC104768994 gene encoding uncharacterized acetyltransferase At3g50280-like — MDSSSSEVKIISECFVKPKSLPEKWKEPYHFSPLNHLMLSTHYIQKGLLFLKPPFSESDDSKDFMETLLHKLKDSLATTLFHFYLLAGRLSTLKTDDQSQRSHSVFVDCNNSPGAGFIHAESDLSVSDIVGSKYVPLVVHSFFDHHKAVNRDGYTMSLLSVKVTELVDGVFIGLSMNHSIGDGSSFWQFFNSFSDIFNSQEDIIDNNNNLLSLKNPPIFREMSGPTYSLPFSETDKSISLYKTPVLNERMFHFSSETVRLLKTKANQDCETTNISSFQSVTAFIWRSITRARKLGKDQETTCRLAAGNRSRMKPPMPMDHFGVYVSLVKTTTTVGDLLENDFGRAALKLHQAVSEHTIEKISYEVDQWLKYPTKLDGFFSPNVVHMGSSPRFNKYGSEFGMGKAVAVRSGYGGKYDGKVSAYPGREGGGSIDLEVCLLPEFMEALESDQEFMSLVSFSS; from the exons atggattcttcttcatcGGAAGTAAAGATTATCTCGGAATGCTTCGTCAAACCCAAAAGCCTCCCTGAAAAATGGAAAGAGCCATACCATTTTTCACCATTGAATCATTTGATGCTCTCAACCCATTACATCCAAAAGggtcttctctttctcaaacCACCGTTTTCTGAATCTGATGATTCAAAAGACTTCATGGAGACTTTGCTGCATAAGCTCAAAGACTCGCTTGCCACAACACTTTTCCATTTCTATCTTCTCGCGGGTCGCCTCTCGACTTTGAAAACCGACGATCAAAGTCAAAGATCTCACTCTGTGTTTGTCGACTGTAATAACAGTCCTGGAGCTGGATTTATCCATGCTGAATCAGATCTAAGTGTGTCAGACATTGTTGGATCCAAGTATGTTCCTTTGGTTGTTCATTCTTTCTTTGATCATCACAAAGCAGTCAACCGCGATGGTTACACCATGAGTCTCTTATCAGTCAAG GTAACAGAATTGGTAGATGGAGTGTTTATAGGATTGTCGATGAATCATTCGATTGGAGATGGAAGTTCCTTCTGGCAGTTCTTCAACTCTTTTTCCGATATCTTCAATTCACAAGAAGACATCattgataacaacaacaatttgCTCAGTCTCAAGAATCCTCCAATCTTTCGTGAAATGTCCGGTCCAACTTACAGTCTTCCCTTCAGTGAAACTGATAAGTCCATTAGTCTTTACAAAACTCCGGTTTTGAACGAGAGAATGTTCCATTTCTCATCAGAAACAGTGAGGTTGCTGAAAACAAAGGCGAATCAAGATTGCGAAACGACAAACATCTCTTCGTTTCAGTCGGTAACTGCGTTCATATGGAGAAGCATTACAAGAGCAAGAAAATTAGGAAAAGATCAAGAAACTACTTGCAGGCTTGCTGCTGGCAATAGATCAAGAATGAAACCACCAATGCCAATGGATCACTTTGGGGTGTACGTCTCTCTTGTGAAAACGACTACGACAGTTGGTGATTTATTGGAGAATGACTTTGGAAGGGCTGCTTTGAAGCTGCATCAAGCTGTATCCGAACACACTATCGAAAAGATCTCTTACGAAGTGGATCAATGGCTGAAGTATCCTACGAAATTAGATGGATTTTTCAGCCCGAATGTTGTTCACATGGGAAGCTCTCCAAGGTTTAACAAGTACGGATCCGAGTTTGGGATGGGGAAAGCAGTGGCGGTTAGAAGCGGTTATGGCGGTAAATATGATGGGAAGGTATCAGCTTATCCgggaagagaaggaggaggaagtaTAGATTTGGAAGTATGTCTACTTCCGGAGTTTATGGAAGCTTTGGAATCAGATCAAGAGTTCAtgtctcttgtctctttttcttcctGA
- the LOC104768997 gene encoding diacylglycerol kinase 1 produces MDDDGELGMFFPNWNSKNPAESFESRGLMFSCFVAALVGILTIAYTAFQWRRNINLSWTKAIARSKKNPKARHKVPVAPHSWEPDPISRAKNLNCCVCFKSMSPSQAIVASESVFHRCSICGAAAHFNCSSSAAKDCKCVSMTGYEHVVHQWAVRWTEGADQPDDSSFCSYCDESCSSSFLGGSPIWCCLWCQRLVHVDCHSNMSNETGDICDLGPLRRLILCPLYVKELTRNPSGGFLSTITHGANELASTALASIRSQSKKYKQANETSADTGNSGSNCDESTESTAETGPTVNGSHAMLENTITVMNGDSSHGDSDSNGKLEKKPSVKRSGSLGQKEYHALRSKLKYELADLPSDARPLLVFINKKSGAQRGDSLRQRLHLLLNPVQVCELSSVQGPEVGLFLFRKVPHFRVLVCGGDGTAGWVLDAIEKQNFVSPPAVAILPAGTGNDLSRVLNWGGGLGSVERQGGLSTVLQNIEHAAVTVLDRWKVSISNQQGKQLLAPKYMNNYIGVGCDAKVALEIHNLREENPERFYSQFMNKVLYAREGARSIMDRTFEDFPWQVRVEVDGVDIEVPEDGEGILVANIGSYMGGVDLWQNEDETYENFDPQSMHDKIVEVVSISGTWHLGKLQVGLSRARRLAQGQSVKIQLCAPLPVQIDGEPWFQQPCTLNISHHGQAFMLKRAAEEPLGHAAAIITDVLENAETNQVINASQKRTLLQEMALRLT; encoded by the exons ATGGATGACGATGGAGAACTGGGGATGTTTTTTCCTAATTGGAACAGCAAGAATCCAGCTGAATCGTTCGAGTCTCGCGGTTTAATGTTCTCTTGTTTTGTTGCTGCCCTTGTTGGTATTTTGACCATCGCTTACACAGCTTTTCAATGGCGAAGAAACATCAACTTAAGTTGGACGAAAGCTATAGCCAGATCAAAGAAAAACCCAAAGGCACGACATAAGGTTCCTGTTGCTCCACATAGCTGGGAACCCGACCCTATATCTCGTGCCAAGAACTTGAACTGTTGTGTATGCTTCAAGTCCATGTCGCCATCTCAGGCAATTGTAGCTTCTGAAAGTGTTTTCCACAGGTGCTCAATCTGTGGAGCAGCTGCCCATTTTAACTGTTCTTCAAGTGCGGCTAAAGATTGCAAATGTGTCTCCATGACTGGATATGAGCATGTGGTGCACCAGTGGGCAGTGCGCTGGACAGAAGGTGCTGATCAGCCTGATGACTCCTCGTTTTGTAGCTACTGCGACGAGTCGTGTAGTAGCTCCTTTCTTGGCGGTTCTCCTATTTGGTGCTGCTTGTGGTGTCAACGTCTTGTGCATGTTGACTGTCACAGTAACATGTCGAATGAAACTGGTGACATTTGTGATTTAGGCCCGCTTAGAAGGTTAATATTGTGCCCTCTCTACGTTAAGGAATTGACACGGAATCCCTCTGGAGGATTTCTGAGCACAATCACGCACGGTGCTAATGAACTTGCATCAACCGCCCTTGCCAGTATCAGGAGTCAAAGCAAAAAATACAAGCAAGCTAATGAAACTTCAGCTGACACAGGTAATAGTGGTAGCAATTGCGATGAATCGACAGAAAGCACAGCTGAGACAGGCCCAACTGTTAATGGCTCCCATGCCATGCTTGAAAATACTATCACTGTTATGAATGGTGATTCTTCTCACGGGGACAGTGATAGCAATGGCAAGCTGGAAAAGAAGCCCAGTGTTAAGAGAAGCGGGTCTCTTGGTCAGAAGGAATATCATGCACTAAGGTCGAAACTTAAGTATGAGCTAGCTGATTTGCCTTCAGATGCAAGACCGTTgttggtttttataaataaaaagagtggTGCTCAACGAGGTGATTCTCTTCGTCAAcgccttcatcttcttctaaatCCCGTGCAG GTTTGTGAATTGAGTTCTGTGCAGGGACCAGAAGTGGGGCTTTTCCTCTTCAGGAAGGTTCCTCACTTTAGAGTTCTTGTTTGTGGTGGAGATGGCACTGCTGGTTGGGTATTAGATGCAATAGAGAAACAGAATTTCGTCTCTCCTCCTGCAGTTGCTATCCTGCCTGCTGGAACCGGGAATGATCTATCCCGAGTATTAAATTGGGGTGGTGGTTTGGGCTCTGTTGAGAGACAAGGAGGCTTGTCTACAGTATTACAAAACATAGAGCATGCTGCAGTCACTGTTCTTGATCGTTGGAAAGTATCGATTTCGAATCAACAAGGAAAGCAACTTCTGGCGccaaaatatatgaacaattaTATAG GGGTTGGGTGTGATGCGAAGGTCGCCCTTGAGATTCACAATCTACGGGAGGAGAATCCAGAGAGATTTTATAGCCAG TTTATGAACAAAGTCCTCTATGCCAGAGAAGGTGCAAGGAGTATAATGGACAGAACATTCGAAGATTTCCCTTGGCAAGTTCGCGTTGAGGTGGATGGTGTTGACATCGAGGTTCCTGAG GATGGGGAAGGAATACTTGTTGCAAACATTGGGAGTTACATGGGAGGGGTGGATTTATGGCAGAACGAAGATGAAACATATGAAAACTTTGATCCACAATCAATGCACGACAAGATAGTGGAAGTCGTGAGTATATCTGGAACATGGCACCTTGGAAAGCTTCAG GTCGGGTTGTCTCGTGCGAGAAGGCTAGCTCAGGGGCAATCAGTCAAGATACAACTTTGTGCGCCGTTACCTGTGCAAATTGATGGAGAACCTTGGTTTCAGCAACCATGTACCTTAAACATATCTCACCATGGCCAG GCTTTCATGCTAAAGAGAGCTGCGGAGGAGCCACTGGGTCATGCAGCGGCTATAATCACAGATGTTCTAGAGAATGCAGAAACCAATCAAGTGATAAACGCTTCACAGAAACGAACACTGCTTCAAGAAATGGCTCTACGGCTAActtaa
- the LOC104768995 gene encoding uncharacterized protein LOC104768995: MAVAIPPLARLVFLTKPIARGSFTLQPKKTHRSKPIFVFSLHQTSSSPLTTTLTSKDDEQQQQQKLSFTINYLITSCGLSPDSATLASRKLLLDSPERPNTVLNLLRNHGFTSSQISTLVKKRPVLLLANAESVLLPKLTFFLSIGVSKSLLARTLASDPTILTRSLVNQLIPSYNFLKSVLDSDEKIVAALRRTTWVFLEDHTKNLVPNINYMNETGVPENCIKLLLTHFPEAVMQKSHEFQSIAKQAKDMGFNPQKSTFVLAIHALSGKGNKSIWDKCFEVYKRWDWSEDDIMCAFKKHPHCMMLSERKINRTMEFFVNEMNLEARSIAQCPVVLFFSLEKRIIPRCSVAKVLVSKGLVKEDWSLSSLLVPVEKVFLEKLVFKYEEELPELMDLYQGCIKL, translated from the coding sequence ATGGCGGTCGCAATACCACCTCTAGCGAGACTCGTCTTCCTCACCAAACCAATTGCAAGAGGAAGCTTCACTTTACAACCTAAGAAGACTCATCGGAGCAAAcccatcttcgtcttctctctccaccagacttcttcttctccgctaACAACAACTCTCACCTCCAAAGATgatgagcagcagcagcagcaaaaaCTCTCCTTCACAATCAACTACCTAATCACCTCATGCGGTTTATCTCCAGATTCAGCCACCTTAGCATCTCGCAAACTCTTACTAGATTCACCAGAACGACCCAACACGGTTCTAAACCTACTCCGTAACCACGGTTTCACCTCTTCACAGATCTCAACTCTCGTAAAGAAACGTCCCGTTCTCTTATTAGCCAATGCTGAATCAGTCCTCCTCCCTAAACTCACATTCTTCCTCTCAATCGGCGTCTCTAAATCTCTACTCGCTCGTACCTTAGCTTCTGATCCCACAATCTTGACTCGTTCCCTCGTTAACCAGCTCATCCCTTCTTACAATTTCCTCAAAAGCGTTCTTGATTCCGACGAGAAGATCGTGGCCGCGTTACGGAGAACCACTTGGGTTTTCTTAGAGGATCATACCAAGAATCTTGTACCGAACATTAACTACATGAACGAGACTGGTGTCCCTGAGAATTGTATTAAGCTGCTTCTCACTCATTTCCCTGAAGCTGTGATGCAAAAGAGTCACGAGTTTCAATCTATCGCTAAGCAAGCGAAAGACATGGGTTTCAATCCTCAAAAATCAACCTTTGTGTTGGCGATTCATGCTCTCTCTGGGAAAGGAAACAAGTCGATTTGGGACAAATGCTTTGAGGTTTACAAGAGATGGGATTGGTCTGAAGATGATATTATGTGTGCTTTTAAGAAACATCCGCATTGTATGATGTTGTCTGAGAGGAAGATCAATAGGACGATGGAGTTTTTCGTGAATGAGATGAATTTGGAGGCTAGATCGATCGCGCAGTGTCCTGTGGTGTTGTTCTTTAGTCTTGAGAAGAGGATTATCCCGAGGTGTTCTGTTGCTAAGGTGTTGGTGTCTAAAGGGCTTGTGAAGGAGGATTGGAGCTTGTCTTCGTTGTTGGTTCCTGTGGAGAAAGTGTTTTTGGAGAAGCTTGTCTTCAAGTATGAAGAGGAGTTGCCTGAGTTGATGGATTTGTATCAAGGATGCATCAAACTctga
- the LOC104768993 gene encoding SNAP25 homologous protein SNAP33-like, which produces MAAKISSLNPFDDDTDTDDDEVEKRVTSSSLNAKSRYKNDSGGGNVEKENQTVQELESYAVYKSQETTKTVQGCLKVAQEIRSDATRTLVMLNEQGEQITRTHHKAVDIDHDLSRGEKLLGSLGGIFSRTWKPKKTRSVTGPVITKGDSPNRRVNYFETREKLGLNHLPKPQSRTNEPLPESADAYQKLEMETAKQDEGLSDLSDLLGELKNMAVDMGTEIERQNHGLDHLQEDVEELNYRVKQSNQRARRLLRK; this is translated from the exons ATGGCTGCTAAGATATCTAGCTTGAACCCTTTTGATGATGATACTGATACTGATGATGACGAGGTTGAGAAAAGAGTCACTTCATCATCGTTGAATGCAAAGAGCCGGTACAAGAATGATTCAGGAGGAGGAAATGTTGAGAAGGAGAACCAAACGGTTCAGGAACTTGAGAGCTACGCTGTGTACAAGTCTCAGGAAACTACTAAAACCGTACAAGGGTGTTTAAAAGTAGCTCAAGAGATTAGATCTGATGCTACTAGGACTTTAGTCATGTTGAATGAGCAAGGCGAACAGATTACGAGAACTCACCACAAGGCGGTTGACATCGATCATGATCTTAGTCGG ggtGAGAAGCTTCTTGGAAGCCTCGGAGGGATTTTTTCAAGGACTTGGAAGCCGAAGAAGACTCGTTCTGTAACTGGTCCTGTCATTACTAAag GTGATTCCCCCAACAGAAGAGTTAACTACTTTGAGACTAGGGAAAAGCTGGGACTGAACCATTTACCCAAACCACAATCAAGAACCAATGAACCTCTTCCTGAATCAGCTGATGCTTATCAGAAGCTAGAG ATGGAGACAGCAAAACAAGATGAAGGCCTTTCAGACTTGAGCGACCTTCTTGGCGAGCTGAAGAATATGGCTGTGGACATGGGAACTGAAATCGAAAG GCAAAACCATGGACTGGATCATCTTCAAGAAGACGTTGAGGAGCTTAACTACAGAGTCAAACAATCGAACCAACGGGCTCGCCGTTTACTCCGCAAGTAA
- the LOC104772158 gene encoding putative uncharacterized protein MYH16 (The sequence of the model RefSeq protein was modified relative to this genomic sequence to represent the inferred CDS: added 23 bases not found in genome assembly), with protein MSSSSGSFSGSSSSACSSRSDCENSFDVEELLQIGTRRRELRKEKDMLRESQPHSIELVRRLELRTKSLSESRLEDTARIQKMEKELLNCYKEIDYLRDQLIFRSKEVKYLNDHLHDLEFKLADTRNLEEEVNCLREDLCISKSEHLLLLQELENKESDLQSSSLSIEKLEEAISSLTLESLCEIESMKLDITTLEQALVDAMQIQEESIQEKDQLKGIIDEFQLQSQRAQENVKYFEKQNEELSEKFTASEKSIKDFFQSTKERLESEDGQPLDAGCFLAELSHVLPVSNEVRNSFDAIIKKLELPRNVNMIDERDGMAKQTQQHEDIVKQLKEELKQEKVKAKEEAEDLTQEMAELRYKMTCLLDEERKRRVCIEQASLQRIAELEAQIKRETNKTSSTMMLSLPGL; from the exons ATGTCGAGTAGCTCTGGAAGTTTCTCGGGAAGCAGTAGTTCGGCATGTAGTTCTAGAAGTGATTGTGAGAACTCGTTTGATGTTGAAGAACTTCTGCAGATTGGGACAAGGCGCAGGGAG CTAAGGAAAGAGAAGGACATGCTGAGAGAATCGCAGCCTCATAGTATCGAATTAGTCAGA AGGTTGGAACTACGCACAAAGTCATTATCGGAATCTCGCTTAGAAGACACTGCAAGAATTcagaagatggagaaagagtTGTTGAATTGCTATAAAGAAATTG ATTACTTGCGAGATCAGCTCATTTTCAGAAGCAAGGAAGTGAAATATCTCAATGACCATCTGCACGATCTTGAATTCAAATTAGCTGATACAAggaatttggaagaagaagttaACTGTTTGAGAGAGGATTTGTGTATCTCTAAATCCGAGCATCTTTTGTTGTTACAAGAACTCGAGAACAAAGAATCCGATTTACAGAGTTCGTCTCTTTCCATAGAGAAACTGGAG GAGGCCATCTCATCCTTAACATTAGAGTCCTTGTGCGAAATAGAAAGCATGAAGCTTGATATTACAACGTTGGAGCAAGCACTCGTTGATgcaatgcaaattcaagaagaaaGTATCCAAGAAAAAGATCAATTAAAAGGAATAATTGACGAGTTCCAGTTGCAGTCTCAGAGAGCACAAGAGAATGTCAAGTACTTTGAGAAGCAAAATGAAGAGCTGAGCGAAAAATTTACCGCCTCTGAAAagagtatcaaagatttctttcAAAGTACCAAAGAACGGTTAGAAAGTGAAGATGGACAGCCTCTAGATGCAGGGTGCTTCCTCGCTGAATTGAGCCATGTGCTTCCGGTGTCCAATGAAGTTCG CAATAGCTTCGATGCAATCATCAAGAAACTAGAACTTCCTCGGAATGTGAATATGATTGATGAAAGGGATGGTATGGCGAAACAGACACAGCAGCACGAAGATATTGTGAAGCAACTGAAA GAAGAATTGAAACAGGAGAAAGTGAAGGCgaaggaagaagcagaagaccTTACGCAAGAAATGGCTGAATTAAGGTATAAGATGACATGTTTGCTTGATGAGGAACGCAAACGCCGTGTGTGCATAGAACAAGCATCATTACAGAGAATAGCCGAGCTAGAAGCACA CCTCTTCAACTATGATGCTTTCTCTTCCTGGGTTATGA
- the LOC104768992 gene encoding uncharacterized acetyltransferase At3g50280-like, translating into MVSSTSVVKIISKCFVKPKTITEKAKEPYHLSPLEHVMLSMHYIQKGLLFIKPSFAKSDDAKVFMQTFLQKLKDSLAASLVHFYLLAGRLSTLKTDNPRSYSVFVDCNNSPGAGFIHAESDLSVSDIVGSKYVPLAVQSFFDHYKALNCDGHTMSLLSVKVTELVDGVFIGISMNHSTGDGSSFWQFFNSLSEIFMDSQEQTIENNNDNNNKFLCLKNPPIFREVSGPICSLPLVEPDESISLSLSETPVVKERMFHFSSETVKLLKSKANQDCGMTKISSFQSVTAFIWRSITRARKLGNDQETTCRLAAGNRSRMKPPLPIGHFGVHISPVQATMKTGSLLENEFGRAALKLHQAVTEHTEEKISSEIDRWLKSFLKFGGLFSPNLVHVGSSPRFNMYGCEFGMGKAVAVRSGYGGKYDGKVTAYPGREGGGSIDLEVCLLPEFMEALESDQEFMSLVSSSS; encoded by the exons ATGGTTTCGTCTACATCGGTAGTAAAGATAATCTCAAAATGCTTCGTCAAACCAAAAACCATCACCGAGAAAGCAAAAGAGCCATATCATTTATCACCGTTGGAGCATGTGATGCTTTCTATGCACTACATCCAAAAGGGTCTTCTCTTTATCAAACCATCATTTGCTAAATCTGACGATGCAAAAGTTTTCATGCAGACTTTTCTGCAGAAGCTTAAAGACTCGCTAGCCGCATCACTTGTCCATTTCTATCTGCTCGCGGGTCGCCTCTCGACGTTGAAAACCGATAATCCAAGATCTTACTCTGTGTTTGTGGATTGTAATAACAGTCCTGGTGCTGGATTTATCCATGCTGAATCAGATCTAAGTGTATCAGACATTGTTGGCTCCAAATATGTTCCTTTGGCTGTTCAATCTTTCTTTGATCATTACAAAGCATTGAATTGCGATGGTCACACCATGAGTCTCTTGTCAGTCAAG GTAACAGAATTGGTAGACGGAGTGTTCATAGGAATATCAATGAATCATTCGACTGGAGATGGAAGTTCCTTCTGGCAGTTCTTCAACTCTTTGTCTGAGATCTTCATGGATTCACAAGAACAAACCATTGAAAataacaacgacaacaacaacaaattccTCTGTCTCAAGAACCCTCCAATCTTTCGTGAAGTGTCCGGTCCTATTTGTAGCCTTCCCTTGGTTGAACCAGATGAGTCCATAAGTCTTTCTCTTTCCGAAACTCCGGTTGTGAAGGAGAGAATGTTCCATTTCTCATCAGAAACAGTGAAGTTGCTGAAATCAAAGGCGAATCAAGATTGCGGAATGACAAAGATCTCTTCGTTTCAGTCGGTAACTGCATTCATATGGAGAAGCATTACAAGAGCAAGAAAACTAGGAAATGATCAAGAAACTACTTGCAGGCTTGCTGCTGGCAATAGGTCAAGAATGAAACCACCATTGCCAATAGGTCACTTTGGGGTTCACATCTCTCCTGTCCAAGCGACTATGAAAACTGGTAGTCTATTGGAAAATGAGTTTGGACGGGCTGCTTTGAAACTGCATCAAGCTGTAACAGAACACACTGAAGAAAAGATCTCATCCGAAATTGATCGATGGTTGAAGTCATTTCTGAAATTTGGTGGACTTTTCAGTCCCAACTTAGTTCACGTGGGAAGCTCTCCAAGGTTTAACATGTACGGATGCGAGTTTGGGATGGGGAAAGCGGTTGCGGTTAGAAGCGGTTACGGCGGTAAGTATGACGGGAAGGTAACAGCTTATCCgggaagagaaggaggaggaagcaTAGATTTGGAAGTTTGTCTTCTTCCGGAGTTTATGGAAGCTTTGGAATCAGATCAAGAGTTCATGTCCCTtgtctcctcttcttcttga
- the LOC104768991 gene encoding uncharacterized acetyltransferase At3g50280-like, with the protein MNHSTGDGSSFWQFFNSLSEIFMGSQEETIDNNNNNKLLCLKNPPIFREVSGPICSLPLVAPDESTSLSETPVVKERIFHFSSEILMFLKSKANQDCGTTNISSFQSVTAFIWRSITRARKLGNDQETTCRLAAGNRSRMNPPLPMGHFGLYISPVQATMKTGSLLENEFGWAALKLHQAVTEHTDEKVSSEIDRWLKSFLKFGGLFSPNLVHVGGSPRFNMYGCEFGMGKAVAVRTGYGCKFDGKVTAYPGREGGGSMDLEVCLPPEFMEALESDQEFMSLVSSYS; encoded by the coding sequence ATGAATCATTCGACTGGAGATGGAAGTTCCTTCTGGCAGTTCTTCAACTCTTTGTCTGAGATCTTCATGGGTTCACAAGAAGAGACCATtgacaataacaacaacaacaaattgcTCTGTCTCAAGAATCCTCCAATCTTTCGTGAAGTGTCTGGTCCTATTTGTAGCCTTCCCTTGGTTGCACCTGATGAGTCCACAAGTCTTTCCGAGACTCCGGTTGTGAAGGAGAGAATATTCCATTTCTCATCAGAAATACTGATGTTTCTGAAATCAAAGGCGAATCAAGATTGCGGAACGACAAACATCTCTTCTTTTCAGTCGGTAACCGCATTCATATGGAGAAGCATTACAAGAGCAAGAAAACTAGGGAATGATCAAGAAACTACTTGCAGGCTTGCTGCTGGCAATAGGTCAAGAATGAATCCACCATTGCCAATGGGTCACTTTGGGCTTTACATCTCACCTGTGCAAGCGACTATGAAAACTGGTAGTCTATTGGAAAATGAGTTTGGATGGGCTGCTTTGAAACTGCATCAAGCTGTAACAGAACACACTGACGAAAAGGTCTCATCAGAAATTGATCGATGGTTGAAGTCATTTCTGAAATTTGGTGGACTTTTCAGTCCCAACTTAGTTCACGTGGGAGGCTCTCCAAGGTTTAACATGTACGGATGCGAGTTTGGGATGGGGAAAGCGGTTGCGGTTAGAACCGGTTATGGCTGTAAGTTTGATGGGAAGGTAACAGCTTATCCgggaagagaaggaggaggaagcaTGGATTTGGAAGTTTGTCTTCCTCCGGAGTTTATGGAAGCTTTGGAATCAGATCAAGAGTTCATGTCCCTTGTCTCCTCTTATTCTTGA